The following are encoded together in the Culex pipiens pallens isolate TS chromosome 1, TS_CPP_V2, whole genome shotgun sequence genome:
- the LOC120430815 gene encoding uncharacterized protein LOC120430815 translates to MNGGTFKGLKMGERRSKKKQQSTTESEETVSSEGDDSLDSSDDSEPEPRRERKLRRPRPVSEWNLRYDGKDDGKRLNKFIAEVEGMAEAENLSKRALFKEAIHLFSGEVRTWYMEGKKNRNFTNWKELLKTGSAQKSSQVNEVYQSSSPKFYKPQPKPDWKPKGTGNKPGWSDNRKQSDHPRKPTENKNEKSSQPGPTKTQQQPGNSRATLEERVVRHRVPDSTVCYNCRGKYHHFKACLKERELFCAVCGFYGFTHENCPFCAKNGRKSA, encoded by the exons ATGAATGGGGGAACGTTCAAGGGACTCAAAATGG GTGAAAGGAGATCAAAGAAGAAGCAGCAATCGACTACTGAATCTGAGGAGACGGTATCTAGTGAAGGAGATGACTCGCTAGACAGTTCGGATGATTCGGAGCCCGAACCAAGGCGTGAAAGGAAGCTGCGTAGACCACGTCCGGTATCAGAGTGGAATCTTCGCTACGATGGCAAGGATGATGGGAAACGTTTGAACAAGTTCATTGCTGAGGTTGAAGGTATGGCAGAAGCGGAAAACCTAAGCAAGAGAGCGTTGTTCAAAGAGGCCATTCACCTATTCTCGGGCGAAGTTCGCACCTGGTATATGGAAGGCAAGAAGAACAGGAATTTCACGAATTGGAAGGAGTTATTG AAGACGGGATCGGCGCAAAAGTCGTCACAGGTGAACGAAGTCTACCAAAGCTCGTCACCGAAGTTCTACAAGCCGCAGCCGAAGCCGGATTGGAAGCCGAAGGGTACCGGAAACAAACCAGGTTGGAGCGATAACAGGAAGCAGTCAGACCATCCGAGGAAACCGACAGAGAACAAGAACGAGAAGTCTTCACAACCTGGACCCACTAAAACCCAACAACAACCAGGAAATAGTAGAGCAACGCTGGAAGAGCGTGTGGTTCGACATCGAGTACCGGACAGTACGGTGTGTTACAACTGTCGCGGGAAGTATCATCACTTCAAAGCGTGCTTGAAGGAGCGGGAACTGTTTTGTGCGGTGTGTGGATTTTATGGCTTTACACACGAGAACTGCCCGTTTTGTGCAAAAAACGGTCGCAAGTCGGCGTAG
- the LOC120430113 gene encoding uncharacterized protein LOC120430113, with protein MLLARGSVIALQLESKINNNLHANAQAHENLLALLQRTQVVVLEAAEVVPRVMTVTAWLVESITEGRTTTIRRHESERSGSRARTRRITWRCRSCSRTNRCMWMPRRHQVTVELPYHRRLAPKHRATRRHHCHTFEKFAS; from the exons ATGCTGCTGGCCAGAGGATCTGTCATCGCCCTGCAACTGGAGTCTAAGATCAACAACAACCTTCACGCAAATGCGCAGGCGCACGAGAACTTGCTCGCGCTCTTGCAACGAACTCAAGTGGTGGTGCTGGAGGCGGCGGAAGTGGTGCCCAGAGTCATGACGGTCACGGCGTGGTTGGTGGAGAGCATCACGGAGGGCCGCACCACCACTATCAGGCGTCACGAGTCGGAGAGGTCGGGGTCTCGGGCACGGACCCGGCGGATCACATGGCGTTGCCGGAGCTGCTCGAGAACAAACCGCTGCAT GTGGATGCCTCGAAGGCATCAGGTTACCGTGGAGCTGCCGTATCATCGCCGGTTAGCTCCAAAGCATCGTGCAACTAGACGACACCACTGCCACACCTTCGAGAAGTTCGCATCATag
- the LOC128093590 gene encoding uncharacterized protein LOC128093590, whose product MDPTESEHEESDFDSSIDGDEDVEMKDSVSGVPSNTTNRDHFLKDKDADGKGGSTDGSKRKKRKRPKSDPNPVPPQPPIPPSTPDPIPPLTPNPIPSPNPDPIPPKTPVPNPDPNPPPLLNPHSQKPIPRPRQYQEGSQTEWVVFFRPKQKPLNFVQITKDLQKHYPGVVECTKLNKSKLRVIVNSAVQANQIVTDLRFSIEYRVWIPAHKVEIDGVVTDDSLSLVDLSRAVGRFKNPKLPAVEVLECRQLGNVTTEGGQKKFIPSASFRVTFAGSALPDYIELYKLRLPVRLYVPRVMSCENCQQLGHTKTYCSNKSKCSKCAGPHKDVDCQKQAEKCLLCGGEPHKTRQCPKYKEREDKMKRSLRERSKKSFAEILSQVTHPNRFAPLADEDSGDEDSDVEVLFQRDEESDSSGPNPKRNKASKSRKAAGGKGKESDSLNFEEDFPFGPSGKPAPKPAPKPTPKPAPIPLKPLKPVPKLPKIPLKTVPQPNPITDAFKGVLPFSTIVEWLCSFVSEPTRLIIKRFEPLARHIGKQLASTTPLLSFISFDG is encoded by the coding sequence atggatccgaccgagtcggaacACGAGGAATCTGATTTCGATTCATCCATTGatggtgacgaggacgtggaaatgaaggactctgtctcgggagttccttcaaacaccaccaacagggatcacttcctgaaggataaggatgctgacggtaaagggggatccacggacgggtctaagaggaagaagcgaaagcgtcctaaatcagatccgaatccggttccccctcaaccaccgattcctccctcgactccagacccgattccccCCTTGACTCCAAACCCAATTCcttctcccaatccagatccaattcctcctaaaacaccggtgccgaatccggatccaaatcccccaccgctcctgaatcctcattcccaaaaaccgattcctcgtcctcgtcagtatcaagagggatcgcaaacggaatgggtggtcttcttccggcccaaacagaagccgttaaactttgtacagatcaccaaggatttgcagaagcactatcctggggtggtcgaatgtaccaagctgaacaagagcaagctccgcgtgatcgtgaactccgcggtgcaagctaatcagatcgtaactgatctgcggttcagcattgagtaccgtgtttggattccggcccacaaagtcgagatcgacggcgtggtgaccgatgacagtctgtcgcttgtcgacctctcaagggcggtgggacgcttcaagaaccctaaacttccagctgtggaggtactcgagtgccggcaactgggcaacgtcaccaccgagggtggccagaagaagttcattccttctgcctcgttccgggtgacttttgcagggtcagctctgccggactacattgagctgtacaagcttcggcttccagttcgattgtacgttccgcgagtgatgagctgcgaaaactgccagcagttgggacacaccaagacctactgcagcaacaagagcaagtgctcaaagtgcgccggcccccacaaggacgtggattgccaaaagcaggctgaaaaatgcctgctttgtggcggggaaccgcacaaaactcgacaatgcccaaagtacaaggagcgcgaggacaagatgaagcgatccttgagggaacgctccaagaagtccttcgcggaaatccttagtcaggtgacccaccccaatcgcttcgctcctttggcggacgaagattcgggggacgaagattccgatgtggaggtcctcttccagagagacgaagaaagtgactcttccggaccaaacccgaagcgcaacaaggcttccaagtccaggaaagccgctggcggcaagggtaaggaaagtgactcgttgaacttcgaggaggattttcctttcggtccgtcgggtaagcccgctccgaagccggcaccgaagccgacaccgaagccggcaccgattcctctcaagccgctgaagcccgttcccaagctgccaaagatccccctaaaaacggttcctcaaccgaatccgatcaccgatgccttcaaaggagtccttcctttttccacaatcgtggaatggctgtgctcttttgtgagtgaaccgacgcgtttaatcataaagaggtttgagcctctcgctagacacatcgggaaacagcttgctagcacgacgcccctcttgtcgttcatttcctttgatgggtaa